From Anopheles darlingi chromosome 2, idAnoDarlMG_H_01, whole genome shotgun sequence, the proteins below share one genomic window:
- the LOC125951672 gene encoding mitochondrial import inner membrane translocase subunit Tim22: protein MATLLPKPVDPEEAAKQIDPAKAKGVFFPGCDLDEVAKHFIGNNYRYRENIIIPKMYGAVQIKTNEEKLVEAAFESCAFKSLMSCVLGYGLGAAIGLFSSSVNPNISDPLAAEKQQTAREIFREMRQATHSYGKNFAVIGAVFAAVECVIESKRGVTDWKNGTYAGAVTGGLIGLRAGVKAGIVGAAGFAAFSTVIDYYMRHR, encoded by the exons ATGGCCACTTTGCTGCCGAAACCGGTCGATCCGGAGGAGGCAGCGAAACAGATCGATCCGGCAAAGGCGAAGGGTGTTTTCTTTCCCGGCTGTGATCTCGACGAGGTGGCTAAACATTTCATAGGCAACAACTACCG CTACCGGGAAAACATTATCATACCGAAGATgtacggtgcggtgcagaTCAAGACGAACGAAGAGAAGCTGGTTGAAGCGGCCTTCGAAAGCTGCGCCTTCAAATCGCTGATGAGCTGCGTGCTAGGGTACGGTTTGGGTGCCGCCATCGGTCTGTTCAGCTCGTCCGTAAACCCCAACATTTCCGATCCACTGGCAGCggagaagcagcaaacggcacgGGAGATTTTTCGCGAGATGCGCCAAGCAACACACTCGTACGGTAAAAACTTTGCCGTCATCGGAGCCGTGTTTGCGGCGGTCGAATGCGTGATCGAATCG AAACGAGGAGTAACCGACTGGAAAAATGGTACATATGCCGGTGCCGTGACTGGCGGATTGATCGGATTGAGGG CTGGTGTTAAAGCGGGcattgttggtgctgctggattcGCCGCATTCTCAACCGTTATAGACTACTACATGCGACACAGATAA
- the LOC125959885 gene encoding small G protein signaling modulator 1-like, translated as MFPEINPPRKMSFQADPVDFKEKLIATVKKEVKQVMEEAVTKKYIHEESCSVTALCAAVEACLSQGLRRRALGLFKTSSTTALLHKVAKHCPEAACISKKVQDIENSDPNKRSSSSSDSTNKPPILKKGSSNSVSTTTPPQSPPVVKYLWIRLALYEKKLSRIIDHLVTNATRYYERDSLVADPDYGSILSSLLVGPCALDYSRAKTADHFWTDPPADELVQRHRISSSNPTPPAYRRPMLNFKRSLHTSSEEGSMASFKSNSLASASKDYVESLHQNSRATLLYGKNNVLVLPKDVSEPMPGYLSLHQTVQSLTIKWTPNQLMNGYAESECIDKSSYWAYALNVNVDEIVYVHCHQARGGDTGGTVILVGQDGVQRPPIHFPEGGHMAAFLSCLETGLLPHGQLDPPLWSQRGIGRIFPWPQKSRRRPLPSVLEGNDELPIDYVFRVVNKGNTDEFLATHSILELGRTSPRYRAQLSSCSTNESSDCSSKSLSIDAMSIDSPNPQSNQSTSIALVCSTMKRQIISRAFYGWLAYCRHLSTVRTHLSGLVNGRITPESGAEEGLTRARWESLHDEAGVVGDDQEVYRLVYYGGVDHDIRKDVWPYLLGHYSFGSTPEERAELDETAKHYYETTMSEWLAVEAIVRQRDKEKTAVAVAKLSSGSGSMENKSKTIDQEGADDEDEEEEMENEVFEENGFSDMSEPEVEGEERKERKAEAQSTKESFTLPVVIRQNSETEEPTTAGGSAEANGPKDPRDPEQEEGEDEEDFDSNKSSPSDSSYATVGNDFIDVAEIISPMNATEKEMVERMQEGDDEDCPPSDGPNDEDEMGPDSPKSSEQPRAVIVTDASIDVTMLQNEVRELNNNNTLSTLVEEGSGSNHPQALDSLQEPKSACVSPASSNGGIYSSELLESFGLNLHRIEKDVQRCDRNYWYFANENLDKLRNVICTYVWEHLDVGYMQGMCDLVAPLLVIFDDESLSYGCFCRFMERMIENFPNGGAMDMHFANMRSLIQILDSEMYDLMHAHGDYTHFYFCYRWFLLDFKRELIYADIFSVWEVIWAAKHVASAHFVLFLALALLETYRDIILSNSMDFTDIIKFFNEMAERHNTPSVLKLARNLVLQLQTIIENK; from the exons ATGTTTCCCGAGATAAATCCTCCCCGGAAAATGTCCTTCCAAGCAG ATCCGGTCGATTTCAAAGAAAAGCTCATAGCGACGGTGAAAAAGGAGGTGAAGCAGGTGATGGAAGAAGCCGTCACTAAGAAGTACATTCACGAAGAGTCCTGCTCGGTGACGGCCCTGTGTGCGGCTGTCGAGGCCTGTCTGAGCCAGGGTTTGCGGCGGCGGGCACTCGGCCTGTTTAAGACATCGTCCACCACCGCCCTGCTGCACAAGGTGGCCAAG CACTGTCCCGAGGCAGCCTGTATCAGCAAGAAGGTGCAGGATATTGAAAACAGCGATCCCAACAAACGATCCTCTTCCAGCAGCGACAGTACGAACAAGCCGCCGATACTCAAGAAGGGTAGCAGCAATTCCGTGTCGACCACCACACCGCCACAATCGCCGCCCGTCGTCAA ATACCTGTGGATACGGTTGGCTTTGTACGAGAAGAAACTGTCCCGCATCATCGATCATTTGGTGACGAACGCGACGCGCTATTACGAACGGGACTCGCTGGTTGCTGATCCGGACTACGGCTCGATCCTGAGCTCACTGCTCGTTGGACCTTGCGCCCTGGATTACTCGCGTGCCAAAACTGCCGATCACTTCTGGACGGATCCTCCAGCAGACGAACTG GTACAACGTCATCGCATTAGCTCCAGTAACCCAACGCCACCGGCCTACAGGAGACCGATGTTGAACTTTAAGCGCAGTCTGCACACCAGCTCGGAGGAGGGCAGCATGGCGTCGTTCAAGTCGAACAGCTTGGCATCTGCCTCGAAGGACTACGTCGAATCGTTGCACCAAAACTCCCGGGCAACATTACTGTATGGCAAAAACAATGTCCTCGTGCTTCCG AAGGACGTCAGCGAGCCGATGCCGGGATATTTGAGCCTGCACCAGACGGTCCAATCGCTCACGATCAAGTGGACACCGAACCAGCTGATGAATGGGTACGCCGAGTCGGAGTGCATCGACAAGAGTTCGTACTGGGCGTACGCACTGAACGTCAACGTGGACGAGATCGTGTACGTCCATTGTCATCAGGCACGGGGCGGTGATACCGGTGGGACGGTCATTCTCGTGGGCCAGGATGGTGTCCAGCGGCCTCCGATTCACTTCCCCGAAGGTGGCCACATGGCTGCATTTTTGAGCTGCCTCGAAACAG GTTTACTGCCACACGGCCAACTGGATCCACCACTATGGTCACAGCGTGGAATCGGACGTATCTTCCCATGGCCCCAGAAATCACGACGTCGTCCGCTACCCTCAGTACTCGAGGGCAACGATGAACTGCCGATTGACTACGTGTTCCGGGTGGTGAATAAGGGCAATACGGATGAGTTCT TGGCTACACATTCGATTCTGGAGCTTGGCCGTACAAGCCCCCGTTATCGGGCACAGCTGAGCAGCTGCTCTACCAACGAGAGTAGCGATTGTTCCAGCAAAAGCCTCTCGATCGACGCCATGTCCATTGACAGCCCAAAT CCCCAATCGAATCAATCGACGAGCATCGCTCTGGTGTGCTCCACGATGAAGCGACAGATCATTTCGCGTGCGTTTTACGGTTGGCTAGCGTACTGTCGCCATCTGTCCACGGTACGCACCCACCTGTCGGGGCTTGTCAATGGACGGATTACACCGGAATCGGGTGCCGAGGAGGGTTTAACAAGGGCACGTTGGGAAAGTTTGCACGACGAGGCGGGTGTCGTCGGTGACGACCAAGAGGTGTATCGGTTGGTCTACTATGGTGGCGTCGATCATGACATCCGGAAGGACGTGTGGCCGTATCTGCTGGGCCATTATAGCTTCGGTAGCACACCGGAGGAGCGAGCGGAACTGGATGAGACGGCGAAGCACTACTATGAGACAACGATGAGCGAATGGTTGGCCGTCGAGGCGATTGTCCGCCAGCGGGATAAGGAGAAAACGGCGGTGGCCGTCGCCAAGCTGAGTTCCGGCAGTGGTAGCATGGAGAACAAGAGCAAAACCATCGACCAGGAAGGAgcggatgatgaggatgaggaggaagagatggaGAATGAAGTGTTCGAGGAGAACGGATTCTCTGACATGTCCGAACCGGAGGTCGAGGGAGAggaacgaaaggaacggaaGGCGGAAGCGCAAAGTACGAAGGAAAGCTTTACGCTTCCCGTCGTCATTCGACAAAACAGTGAAACCGAGGaacccaccaccgccggtggtaGTGCTGAGGCGAATGGCCCAAAGGATCCACGAGAtccggagcaggaggaaggagaggatgaggaggactTTGACAGCAACAAAAGCTCTCCATCGGACTCCTCGTATGCTACTGTCGGAAATGACTTTATCGATGTGGCCGAGATCATATCTCCCATGAACGCGACGGAGAAGGAGATGGTGGAGCGCATGCAGGAGGGAGACGATGAAGATTGTCCACCATCCGATGGTcccaacgacgaggacgagatgGGACCGGACTCACCGAAATCTTCAGAGCAACCGCGCGCTGTGATCGTTACCGATGCTTCCATTGATGTTACGATGCTACAGAATGAGGTAAGGGagctgaacaacaacaacacactgtCGACACTGGTGGAAGAGGGTTCCGGGAGCAACCATCCACAAGCGCTGGATTCGCTACAAGAACCAAAGTCTGCCTGTGTTTCACCGGCCAGTTCAAACGGAGGCATCTACAGT AGTGAACTGTTGGAGTCGTTCGGTTTGAACCTGCACCGCATCGAGAAGGATGTACAGCGATGCGATCGGAACTATTGGTACTTTGCCAATGAAAATCTGGACAAACTGCGGAATGTTATCTGCAC ATACGTTTGGGAGCATTTGGATGTTGGCTACATGCAGGGTATGTGCGATCTAGTAGCTCCCCTTCTGGTCATCTTTGATGACGAATCGCTAAGTTACGGTTGCTTCTGCCGGTTCATGGAGCGTATGATCGAAAACTTCCCTAACGGTGGTGCGATGGATATGCACTTTGCCAACATGAG ATCACTGATACAGATCTTGGATTCGGAAATGTACGATCTGATGCATGCGCACGGTGACTACACGCACTTCTACTTTTGCTACCGTTGGTTCCTGCTCGATTTCAAGCGCGAGCTCATCTACGCCGACATCTTCTCCGTGTGGGAAGTAATCTGGGCGGCCAAGCACGTCGCTTCGGCACACTTTGTCCTCTTCCTAGCGCTGGCACTGCTAGAAACGTACCGTGATATCATTCTCTCCAACAGCATGGATTTCACGGACattattaaatttttcaaCG AAATGGCAGAAAGGCACAACACCCCATCCGTGCTGAAGCTGGCGCGTAACTTGGTGCTACAGCTGCAGACGATCATCGAGAATAAGTAA
- the LOC125951764 gene encoding elongation of very long chain fatty acids protein AAEL008004-like gives MAFLLSSVYDGYVKYLIDNADERVLRLPLLQSIWTVPTITVVYLFFVLNVGPKLMANRKPLEIRPLIITYNLAQVAANLVAFTLGLKYLRDYNYSFVCQPVQQIENQQSRAELRLAYAYFLLKILDLADTVFFVLRKKQTHVSFLHVYHHAIMAVAASLIMRYLPGGHCFILGLLNTFVHTVMYFYFFLTIYRPQLTRGASWKRYITVLQMAQFSYLVFHFLRPIILGIDCGYPRGMMWFAGIQNVFMLMLFSDFYRRTYLRNPVKTRAQ, from the exons ATGGCTTTCCTTTTGAGTTCTGTGTACGACGGTTACGTAAAGTATCTCATCGATAATGCAG ATGAACGGGTTCTTCGTCTGCCGCTGTTACAGTCCATCTGGACAGTTCCGACCATTACGGTGGTCTATCTCTTCTTCGTGCTTAACGTTGGTCCCAAGTTGATGGCCAATCGCAAACCGCTCGAGATACGCCCGCTGATCATCACCTACAATCTAGCGCAGGTCGCAGCAAATCTGGTCGCCTTTACACTC GGTCTAAAATATCTGCGAGACTATAACTACTCCTTCGTGTGTCAGCCGGTGCAGCAGATCGAAAATCAACAGTCGCGTGCCGAGCTGCGGTTGGCGTATGCTTATTTTCTATTAAAAATTCTTGATCTTGCCGATACAGTGTTCTTCGTACTAAGGAAGAAGCAGACCCACGTGTCCTTTCTCCACGTGTACCATCATGCCATTatggcggttgctgcttcgcTCATTATGCGCTACTTACCCGGAGGTCACTGCTTCATACTCGGATTGCTCAATACGTTCGTGCACACGGTTATGTACTTTTACTTCTTTCTCACCATCTACCGTCCTCAGCTAACACGCGGTGCTAGCTGGAAGCGCTACATCACAGTGCTACAGATGGCCCAGTTTAGCTATCTAGTGTTTCACTTCTTGCGCCCGATCATACTTGGTATTGACTGTGGTTATCCGCGAGGGATGATGTGGTTTGCGGGCATACAGAACGTGTTCATGCTCATGCTGTTCAGTGATTTTTATAGGCGCACGTATCTGAGAAATCCGGTGAAAACGCGTGCCCAGTGA
- the LOC125951847 gene encoding elongation of very long chain fatty acids protein AAEL008004-like: MALLLRRMYDVYHEYLIERRDMRSVNLPLGGSPWLLASVLALYLYVVLHAGPRFMAHRKPYDLRKIIRVYNLLQVVANSVLFCWIVFKLFFVYRDYNFSCQLCRFTEDYRGMEEMYLSYAYFMLKVVDLADTVFFVLRKKQAHVSFLHVYHHTAMVIGTYFGLLYVPGGHGIMLGIWNTLVHAVMYFYYYLSSYGSRYSGWWKEHLTRMQLLQFIHLAVHFGVPLFFNRDCKYPRFWMGIGFLQALVILGLFTDFYIKSYVMKRKKA, translated from the exons ATGGCACTCCTTTTGCGGCGCATGTACGATGTGTATCACGAGTATCTGATAGAACGGCGCGATATGCGCAGTGTGAATCTACCGTTGGGCGGAAGTCCCTGGCTGCTCGCATCCGTGTTGGCTCTTTATCTGTACGTAGTTCTTCACGCCGGACCACGCTTTATGGCACACAGAAAACCATACGATCTCCGGAAAATTATACGAGTGTATAACCTACTGCAAGTGGTTGCGAATagtgttctgttctgctggATT GTTTTCAAACTCTTTTTCGTATACCGCGATTACAACTTCTCCTGTCAGTTGTGCCGCTTTACGGAGGATTACCGCGGCATGGAGGAGATGTATCTGAGCTATGCTTACTTTATGTTGAAAGTTGTCGATCTTGCCGATACGGTATTCTTTGTTCTGCGGAAGAAGCAAGCTCACGTCTCATTTCTGCACGTGTACCATCATACGGCGATGGTAATCGGGACGTACTTTGGGCTACTGTACGTCCCCGGTGGCCATGGAATCATGCTCGGCATTTGGAACACGCTAGTACACGCGGTTATGTACTTCTACTATTACCTCTCGTCGTACGGTTCCAGGTACAGCGGGTGGTGGAAGGAGCACCTTACGCGGATGCAATTGTTGCAGTTCATTCACCTAGCCGTACACTTCGGTGTTCCGCTGTTCTTTAACCGCGATTGCAAGTATCCACGCTTCTGGATGGGGATCGGCTTCCTTCAGGCACTCGTCATTCTGGGCCTCTTTACCGACTTCTACATTAAATCGTACGTTATGAAGCGGAAAAAGGCCTAG